In the Leptospira limi genome, one interval contains:
- a CDS encoding CHASE domain-containing protein — translation MSYFFRKIGAFLFVFVVYFTSGKLSLYLSSIDGYSTPVWPPAGFALGFILIFGNRIWIALFLAAYFTNTQFFDPDFSWFQTITKNPQNVFISIGNSISALFGGYLLKKYSDSKLNIFSVRDLLSFFILAGPSAAIVSSLIGSFSLLAFGIIYNDFLFQTWFTWWLGDSIGIIIFTPILILTHKWLSKEETGMRLVLFTSATMGTFILTLTIFFVTRDWEKEFIQYRIKSDGQIISSEIENRILENLRVVKSLGSFIGLQKNMSKNDFDTYAKSILDETESVSALSWNVLLPNAKRIEYESKLKFDYPGSIGIKFKEGNEYKLSPTKEKYIFVRYIYPIQGNNSAVGFDVFSNPIRKKALLKAMESNKLEITGKINLVQDNIDKTGFLVFYPLKRSSGEYGFATAVIKIKSIIKKSLIGSDQNNLCVQILESDDEHTNEVYNNNCIASQEKIFSDFSHSHNMKIGSHLLTFRIVATKEYFEKNLTNASRFILIISSLLTGLLGILMLIILGKEKNIQEIVEKRTFELEKANRVKSEFLANMSHEIRTPMNGVLGMLTLLEETNVDLEQKDYLDNAKKSVLSLLTIINDILDVSKLENHKLEIIPTETNVYKLCRDIQLLFQSDVIEKNLKFNLDFMIEDKNLHILVDENRLRQVLNNLISNSLKFTPSGIITLAVKLDPSRKFIEFCVHDTGIGISDENIKRLFDRFVQLEDARTKRFEGAGLGLYISKQLVNLMGGEIKVDSILNIGSTFKFTIPFHQVSVPKQFIPRIESPETFNLKNINVLVAEDNLLNQKFVRKVLEKEKVHVTIASNGIETIQLLDASLVSDSKKYDLILMDIQMPELDGLETTKRIRNRKDEYQRVPIIALTANNMDSQIQEYLENGMDDCVKKPIILSELLNSIYKIFSKSIESKM, via the coding sequence ATGAGTTATTTTTTTCGGAAAATAGGTGCATTTTTATTTGTCTTTGTAGTTTATTTTACTTCAGGAAAACTTAGTTTATATCTATCTTCGATTGATGGATACAGCACTCCAGTTTGGCCACCAGCAGGTTTTGCACTTGGTTTTATCTTAATTTTTGGTAATCGAATTTGGATTGCTCTTTTTTTAGCAGCATATTTTACTAACACACAATTTTTTGATCCAGATTTCAGCTGGTTCCAAACTATCACAAAAAATCCTCAAAATGTTTTTATTTCGATTGGGAATTCCATCTCTGCATTGTTTGGTGGCTATTTGCTTAAAAAATATTCTGACTCAAAATTGAATATTTTTTCAGTTAGGGATCTATTATCTTTTTTTATTTTAGCCGGCCCATCAGCAGCGATTGTGTCTTCCCTTATAGGTAGCTTTTCATTATTGGCTTTTGGTATTATTTATAATGATTTTTTGTTCCAAACTTGGTTTACATGGTGGTTAGGTGATTCAATTGGAATCATCATCTTTACTCCCATTCTAATTTTGACTCACAAATGGTTATCAAAAGAAGAAACAGGAATGCGTTTGGTTCTATTTACTTCTGCCACAATGGGTACATTTATTCTCACACTTACAATTTTTTTTGTAACAAGAGATTGGGAAAAAGAATTTATCCAATACAGAATTAAGTCCGACGGACAAATTATATCGTCAGAGATAGAAAACCGTATATTGGAAAATTTGCGAGTTGTTAAGTCATTAGGATCCTTTATTGGCCTTCAAAAGAACATGAGTAAAAATGATTTTGATACATATGCAAAGTCAATATTAGATGAAACAGAAAGTGTTTCTGCATTATCATGGAATGTTCTATTACCAAATGCAAAACGTATCGAATATGAATCAAAGTTAAAGTTTGATTACCCTGGTTCGATTGGAATTAAATTTAAGGAAGGAAATGAATACAAACTTTCTCCAACGAAAGAAAAATATATTTTTGTTCGTTATATTTATCCAATCCAAGGAAACAATTCTGCAGTAGGATTTGATGTATTTTCAAATCCAATTCGAAAAAAGGCCTTATTAAAAGCAATGGAATCTAATAAATTAGAGATCACTGGGAAAATTAATTTAGTTCAAGATAATATTGATAAGACTGGTTTTTTAGTTTTTTATCCATTAAAAAGAAGCAGTGGTGAATATGGTTTCGCCACCGCTGTGATCAAAATCAAATCTATTATTAAAAAATCTTTAATTGGAAGTGATCAAAATAATCTTTGTGTGCAAATATTAGAAAGTGATGATGAACATACAAATGAAGTATATAATAACAATTGTATTGCTTCGCAGGAGAAAATATTCTCAGATTTTTCTCATAGTCATAATATGAAAATCGGAAGTCATCTGCTGACATTTCGAATTGTTGCTACAAAAGAATATTTTGAGAAAAACTTAACTAACGCTTCTAGATTTATACTCATAATCTCTTCTTTATTAACAGGACTCCTTGGAATACTTATGCTCATTATTCTTGGCAAAGAAAAGAACATCCAAGAAATTGTTGAGAAACGAACTTTCGAATTGGAAAAAGCAAACCGTGTAAAGTCAGAGTTTCTCGCAAACATGAGTCATGAAATTCGCACTCCAATGAATGGTGTTTTGGGAATGTTAACTTTATTAGAAGAAACCAATGTAGATCTGGAACAAAAGGATTATTTGGATAACGCTAAAAAGTCTGTTCTATCACTTTTGACAATCATCAATGATATATTGGATGTATCCAAGTTAGAAAATCATAAATTAGAAATTATCCCAACTGAAACAAACGTCTATAAACTTTGCAGAGACATACAGTTACTGTTTCAGTCTGATGTAATAGAAAAAAATCTAAAATTTAATTTAGATTTTATGATCGAAGATAAAAATTTACATATTTTAGTCGATGAAAATCGATTGAGACAAGTATTAAACAATTTGATTAGTAATTCGTTAAAATTTACTCCAAGTGGAATCATTACATTAGCAGTCAAATTAGATCCAAGTCGAAAGTTTATCGAATTTTGTGTTCACGATACCGGAATAGGAATTTCAGATGAGAATATAAAAAGATTGTTTGATCGATTCGTTCAATTGGAAGATGCAAGAACTAAACGATTTGAAGGTGCTGGGTTAGGTTTATACATTTCAAAACAGTTAGTCAATTTGATGGGCGGAGAAATCAAAGTTGATAGTATTTTGAATATTGGATCTACGTTTAAGTTTACGATTCCATTCCACCAAGTATCTGTTCCTAAACAATTCATTCCTCGAATAGAATCACCTGAGACATTTAATTTAAAAAACATTAACGTTCTTGTTGCTGAAGATAATCTCTTGAATCAGAAATTTGTTAGAAAGGTCTTAGAGAAAGAAAAAGTTCATGTAACAATAGCTTCTAATGGAATTGAAACGATTCAACTTTTGGATGCATCTCTTGTCAGTGATAGTAAAAAATATGATCTTATACTTATGGATATTCAAATGCCAGAATTAGATGGTTTGGAAACTACCAAACGTATCAGGAATCGTAAAGACGAATACCAAAGGGTGCCTATCATTGCATTAACTGCTAATAACATGGATTCACAGATACAAGAATACCTCGAAAATGGAATGGATGATTGTGTAAAAAAACCAATTATTCTATCTGAGTTACTCAATTCGATTTATAAAATATTTTCGAAATCAATTGAATCCAAAATGTGA
- a CDS encoding DUF2200 domain-containing protein — protein MEPTLEHHQKIAKMSFASVYPMYVAKVEKKGRTVKELNQVIEWLTSFDEKKIKELINENVTFDTFFSRASLNENASLIKGMICGYRVEEIQNPLTRNVRYLDKLVDELAKGKSIDKILRK, from the coding sequence ATGGAACCTACCCTAGAGCACCATCAAAAAATTGCGAAAATGTCCTTTGCCTCCGTATATCCTATGTATGTTGCAAAAGTTGAAAAAAAAGGAAGAACTGTAAAAGAATTAAACCAAGTGATCGAATGGCTCACATCCTTTGATGAGAAAAAAATAAAAGAACTAATCAATGAAAATGTCACCTTTGATACATTTTTCTCAAGAGCTTCATTAAATGAAAATGCATCACTAATCAAAGGAATGATTTGTGGGTATAGAGTCGAAGAAATCCAAAACCCTTTGACAAGGAATGTTAGGTACTTAGACAAACTAGTTGATGAGTTGGCCAAAGGGAAATCCATCGATAAAATCTTAAGAAAATAA
- a CDS encoding dihydrofolate reductase family protein, whose amino-acid sequence MRKVVFGINVSSDGFYGHTGMVVDEDLHQYFTNFLKQSDQILYGRITYDLMVPFWPEVSKNKSMSSVSNEFAHVFTSLEKILFSHTVTKVTDPKTTIATRSLEEEVKFLKKQVGKDISVGSLSIASQLSSLGLIDEYRFVIHPVIVGQGPRLFSDHLLETPVKLDLIDVKTFSSGNIAHHYQTRREN is encoded by the coding sequence ATGAGAAAAGTTGTCTTTGGAATCAATGTATCGTCGGATGGATTTTATGGTCATACAGGAATGGTTGTCGATGAAGACCTACACCAATACTTCACCAATTTTTTGAAACAATCGGATCAAATCCTATATGGACGAATCACCTATGATCTGATGGTTCCATTTTGGCCTGAAGTCTCAAAAAATAAATCTATGTCTTCCGTTAGTAATGAATTTGCTCACGTTTTCACTTCCCTTGAAAAAATTTTGTTTTCTCATACGGTCACGAAGGTAACAGATCCCAAGACAACCATTGCTACTCGGTCACTCGAGGAAGAAGTGAAATTTCTTAAAAAACAAGTTGGTAAGGACATTAGTGTTGGTAGTTTAAGTATTGCTTCTCAACTTTCTAGCCTTGGTCTAATCGATGAATATCGATTTGTCATCCATCCCGTCATTGTGGGACAAGGTCCCAGGTTATTTAGTGATCATCTTTTGGAAACTCCAGTAAAATTAGATTTGATAGATGTCAAAACGTTTTCCTCTGGGAATATTGCACATCATTACCAAACTAGAAGAGAGAATTAA
- a CDS encoding phage tail protein, giving the protein MKGNIKEYLRSGFYKGVGITLGFFTTSLVAAAAAMNLFAPGEVISSARINQNFLIAAPEGAVVAFYLNNCPEGWAPADGTNGTPNLRGAFVRGRDDIGTGAAGRDEAGSRPIGDFQNDSFQGHFHQVTGISASVMQQNAWSGAGTAYVGSGSVTIGSPTDGVNGTVRYGNETRPKNIALTYCMRKN; this is encoded by the coding sequence ATGAAAGGTAATATTAAAGAATATTTGAGAAGCGGATTTTATAAAGGTGTTGGGATTACTTTAGGATTTTTTACAACAAGTTTAGTGGCAGCTGCGGCAGCGATGAACTTATTTGCTCCAGGAGAAGTGATTAGTTCTGCAAGGATCAATCAGAACTTTCTCATTGCTGCTCCCGAAGGTGCGGTTGTTGCATTTTATCTTAACAACTGCCCTGAAGGTTGGGCACCTGCAGATGGAACGAACGGCACACCAAACTTAAGAGGAGCTTTTGTAAGAGGAAGGGATGATATCGGAACAGGTGCAGCAGGTAGAGATGAAGCGGGTTCAAGACCAATTGGAGATTTTCAAAACGATAGTTTCCAAGGTCACTTTCACCAAGTTACAGGAATTTCGGCCAGTGTCATGCAACAAAATGCTTGGAGTGGTGCTGGAACCGCATATGTTGGTTCTGGTTCTGTTACTATTGGAAGTCCTACAGATGGTGTTAATGGAACAGTTCGATATGGAAATGAAACTCGTCCTAAAAACATAGCTTTGACTTATTGTATGCGAAAAAATTAA
- a CDS encoding DUF3995 domain-containing protein codes for MTISSAADMNTNFILSIFTSLLLNILACIHIYWAFGGLWPGTNQQDLINKVFGRGNQFPSPFSCLVVAVGLVLFSSLPVLWLVRINLDLSPQITNLIRYSMIFVAIVFLVRGIIGYLPWVTKHWEPIFVRYTKRLYNPISLLIGFSFLLMSI; via the coding sequence ATGACTATATCGAGTGCAGCTGATATGAATACAAATTTCATTCTTTCCATTTTCACTTCCCTTTTACTCAACATCCTCGCCTGTATTCACATTTACTGGGCGTTTGGTGGTTTATGGCCAGGAACCAATCAACAAGATTTAATTAACAAAGTATTTGGACGGGGAAATCAATTTCCATCACCATTCAGCTGTTTAGTGGTAGCGGTTGGATTGGTTTTGTTTTCAAGTTTACCAGTTTTATGGTTGGTTCGAATCAATTTAGATCTAAGTCCGCAAATCACCAATCTGATTCGGTATAGCATGATTTTTGTAGCCATTGTCTTCCTTGTAAGAGGAATAATCGGTTATCTCCCTTGGGTCACCAAACATTGGGAGCCAATATTTGTACGCTATACAAAACGATTGTATAATCCAATTTCTCTTTTGATTGGATTTTCATTTTTACTGATGAGTATTTGA
- a CDS encoding alpha/beta hydrolase produces the protein MKQRNQFLHLPNCFRFHMTLAFVLSALAITSSCSALPNEITGKSDADNHMLLSTLLLVQLSQTNVPPTVKQNSTYTVSKSTFVYAQALSHSNWGTSTTSVVNLSLDLYLPENAPTNRPAMVLIHGGGFTTGSKEDTNIVEIANYFASRGWVCISIDYRLASAYGTLSTAWGTYVLNSSLTPTEKQQSYAMYPAARDAKAAVRWLYANASTYGINTNYVTALGGSAGSFLANMLGITNVSDFRDENLTLTDSTLSTTNLTAGSKIHTIIDHWGGINHMTYLQAITGQSRFDVNDPPVSIVHGTADADVPFTQAEALRDAYIASGASYEFNPLVGAGHGAWTATINGKTLSENAFQFITTKQKLTVN, from the coding sequence ATGAAACAAAGGAATCAATTTTTACATCTTCCCAATTGTTTTCGTTTTCACATGACTTTGGCATTCGTATTGAGTGCACTTGCGATTACATCATCTTGTTCAGCCCTTCCAAATGAAATCACAGGAAAGTCGGATGCAGACAATCATATGTTACTCTCCACTCTACTCCTCGTTCAACTCAGCCAAACAAACGTCCCACCGACTGTGAAACAAAATTCAACCTATACAGTTTCCAAATCGACATTTGTGTATGCACAAGCACTAAGCCATTCAAATTGGGGGACAAGCACAACCAGTGTTGTCAATTTAAGTTTAGATTTATATCTACCCGAGAACGCACCAACAAACCGACCTGCTATGGTCCTCATCCATGGTGGAGGGTTCACAACAGGATCAAAAGAAGATACAAACATCGTTGAGATTGCCAATTATTTTGCCAGTCGTGGCTGGGTTTGTATTTCCATCGACTATCGATTGGCATCTGCATACGGTACACTTTCTACTGCCTGGGGTACATATGTGTTAAACTCATCACTTACACCCACAGAAAAACAACAAAGTTATGCCATGTATCCAGCTGCTCGTGATGCAAAGGCTGCTGTTCGTTGGCTTTATGCCAATGCTTCAACATATGGGATTAACACTAATTATGTGACCGCGTTAGGTGGATCTGCTGGATCTTTTTTAGCCAATATGTTAGGGATCACCAATGTAAGCGATTTTCGAGATGAGAATTTAACTTTAACTGATTCCACTCTTTCAACAACAAACCTTACAGCCGGTTCCAAAATCCACACCATCATTGACCATTGGGGTGGGATCAATCATATGACATACCTCCAAGCCATAACAGGACAATCTAGGTTTGATGTTAACGATCCTCCTGTGAGCATTGTACATGGCACAGCTGATGCAGATGTTCCCTTTACACAAGCAGAAGCACTCCGAGATGCATACATTGCTTCCGGGGCATCCTATGAGTTTAATCCACTGGTAGGTGCTGGCCATGGGGCTTGGACTGCTACGATCAACGGTAAAACCTTATCTGAGAATGCATTCCAGTTCATTACTACCAAACAAAAGCTTACCGTTAACTAA
- a CDS encoding DUF4215 domain-containing protein, with amino-acid sequence MTSPYVHTGQVDATSRSYILTAVCGGQEGPASSIQTATAGLCGNNITQTYASEACDDGNTIDNGNGCSTTCKRVGFCGDGTRQSIFEACDSSGVNAVTCDSDCTAPVCGDGIRNAAAGEACDDGNVNNGDTCNSTCSGP; translated from the coding sequence GTGACTTCACCATATGTACACACAGGCCAAGTGGATGCAACTTCAAGGTCATATATCCTTACAGCAGTATGTGGTGGGCAAGAAGGACCAGCTTCGAGCATTCAAACAGCTACGGCAGGTCTTTGCGGTAACAATATCACTCAGACATATGCATCAGAAGCATGCGATGATGGCAATACGATTGATAACGGCAATGGGTGTTCAACTACTTGCAAACGTGTTGGTTTCTGTGGCGATGGTACAAGACAGAGTATTTTTGAAGCCTGTGACTCGTCAGGTGTGAATGCAGTAACTTGTGACTCGGATTGTACAGCTCCAGTATGTGGTGATGGCATTCGCAACGCAGCAGCTGGCGAAGCATGTGACGATGGTAATGTGAACAACGGTGACACTTGCAATAGCACATGTTCTGGACCTTGA
- a CDS encoding lactonase family protein — protein MEVTFHCKPKELNSVCDSSSKSYKDSIILLLATSDRFQFCGGTVFQKRIKTPRFLLVSNVGTTSATSNISVFRINSNNGEITSVPGSPFQLTNRPRFTLTNSTGTIVYVANVGNTSVSTLSLNPENGELSTKSSDLVLPSTPYSLVMDPSEKYLFASSETTQQIHRMAIDSSGNISIISPATATLNPTSGAVGRLVFDSTGRHLYVGLTGAAANVSGIQAFSLDSLSGSLTSIGVYNTSENNISVAISPNGQFVYGANYFSQDVFPFVRNQTNGTLTAQTTITAGSAPAYTLVDPFNRFLYVANSGTGQGTISAYKIDQVNGTLTSLSGSPFSSGFSPIGISIDQSGKYLYTSNTQDGNVSGYTISETGGLTPIAGLPVAAGINTFSVEIVSY, from the coding sequence ATGGAAGTTACCTTTCATTGCAAACCGAAAGAGCTCAATTCTGTCTGTGATTCGAGTTCAAAATCATATAAAGATTCGATCATACTTTTACTCGCAACGAGTGATAGGTTTCAATTTTGTGGTGGAACAGTTTTCCAAAAGCGAATCAAGACACCCCGTTTTTTACTTGTCTCGAATGTTGGAACTACATCTGCAACAAGTAACATCAGTGTATTTCGAATCAATTCAAACAATGGTGAAATTACCTCCGTTCCTGGATCTCCCTTTCAACTAACAAACCGCCCACGGTTTACACTTACGAATTCAACTGGGACAATCGTTTATGTTGCTAATGTTGGTAATACTTCTGTATCTACATTGAGTCTGAATCCAGAGAATGGTGAATTATCGACTAAATCATCTGATTTGGTTTTACCATCTACTCCCTATTCATTGGTGATGGATCCTTCCGAAAAATACTTGTTTGCGAGTTCTGAAACCACCCAACAAATTCATAGAATGGCAATTGATTCCTCTGGAAATATATCAATCATATCTCCTGCTACTGCAACTTTGAATCCAACTTCTGGAGCAGTCGGTAGGCTGGTATTTGATTCAACTGGAAGGCATTTGTATGTTGGACTCACAGGTGCTGCTGCAAATGTATCAGGAATCCAAGCATTTAGTTTGGATTCTCTTAGTGGATCGTTAACATCCATTGGTGTTTACAATACAAGTGAGAACAATATATCCGTTGCAATCTCTCCCAATGGACAATTTGTATATGGAGCCAATTATTTTTCACAAGATGTTTTTCCATTTGTTAGGAACCAAACAAATGGAACTCTAACAGCTCAAACTACGATTACGGCAGGATCGGCTCCTGCTTATACTCTTGTTGATCCATTCAATCGATTTTTATATGTTGCGAATAGTGGAACGGGACAAGGTACCATTTCTGCTTACAAAATTGACCAAGTGAATGGAACTTTAACGTCTCTTAGTGGGTCACCGTTTAGTTCTGGATTTAGCCCAATTGGGATCAGTATAGACCAAAGTGGAAAGTATTTGTATACTTCAAATACACAAGATGGGAATGTTTCTGGTTACACGATTTCTGAAACTGGTGGATTAACTCCAATAGCCGGATTACCTGTTGCTGCTGGAATCAATACATTTTCCGTAGAGATTGTATCATATTAA
- a CDS encoding HXXEE domain-containing protein, whose protein sequence is MIEFEKHSFYQKLIWLFPIAFFFHVIEESNGFSYWVTTILEGQMDVSVFYINNLMFMVVLLLLTFFAFKKQNAISTFLLFLWVSGQQFWNFVFHIYTQFQFNAYSPGYFTAIFLYFPIYMYLTYLALRDNHIEWKQWIICFVFGSLGMVFTIWSGLYHFGSVPWSKWI, encoded by the coding sequence ATGATTGAATTTGAAAAACATTCCTTTTACCAAAAGTTGATTTGGCTCTTTCCGATTGCATTTTTTTTTCATGTGATTGAAGAATCAAACGGATTTTCCTATTGGGTCACTACTATATTAGAAGGCCAAATGGATGTTAGTGTATTTTATATAAACAATCTTATGTTTATGGTCGTCCTACTCCTTCTTACATTTTTTGCTTTCAAAAAGCAGAATGCGATTTCTACCTTTTTATTATTTTTATGGGTATCGGGACAACAGTTTTGGAATTTCGTATTCCATATTTATACTCAATTTCAATTTAACGCGTATTCGCCTGGTTATTTCACTGCTATTTTCTTATATTTTCCAATCTACATGTACTTAACATACCTTGCGCTCAGAGACAATCATATCGAATGGAAACAGTGGATCATCTGTTTTGTGTTCGGTTCATTAGGGATGGTGTTTACCATTTGGTCAGGTTTATATCATTTTGGTTCTGTTCCTTGGAGTAAATGGATTTAG
- a CDS encoding ankyrin repeat domain-containing protein: MKRTIFISISFLLLTIQCANIQTRSDDRFYNLYYQVAIGNTERVRQLIVQGYDLNTPEDTFERLTPLMIASKEGHTEIVLLLVSMKVDLDAKTRNGHTALMMAAYNRYPKIVKILLQAGANPNLVTNEGHTALSEILLSEREEIVKLLKEKGAQ; this comes from the coding sequence ATGAAGCGAACCATTTTCATTTCAATTAGTTTCCTGCTATTGACAATTCAATGTGCCAACATACAAACTAGGTCAGACGATCGTTTTTATAATCTGTATTACCAAGTTGCAATTGGAAATACAGAAAGAGTTAGACAACTAATCGTACAAGGTTATGATTTAAACACACCTGAAGATACCTTTGAAAGATTAACACCGCTTATGATCGCTTCTAAAGAAGGTCACACGGAAATTGTATTACTCTTGGTTTCCATGAAGGTTGATTTAGATGCAAAAACTAGAAACGGACATACTGCCTTAATGATGGCAGCTTACAATCGTTATCCGAAAATTGTAAAAATATTACTCCAAGCAGGAGCAAATCCAAATTTAGTCACAAATGAAGGTCACACAGCCTTGTCTGAAATTTTACTTTCAGAAAGGGAAGAGATCGTTAAGTTATTGAAGGAGAAAGGTGCGCAATGA
- a CDS encoding SH3 domain-containing protein: protein MQIKNIFLKFLILSLITTLDPYQLLSQTKGNESNKTLPLPGEMWYVTSPRGLNLRSNPSEKSQVVSKLPNKSSVKILKQNQELVPSKIKFLDAITPETNKPSQILLEGTWVKVENNGKEGYAFSPLLSPYQPIRNDEFRTGYDITPYLVRIFVLKKISTDKKQIKEDQTNYSQISESYKSELGVTLNVEQSENEYGWGKAVLFLPNWKLETAFVFFYSIFSSPDFKIKDLSYEKETSAEYSLDEIPNTISFRKNKSGVTIEWAWGAD from the coding sequence ATGCAGATAAAAAACATTTTTCTCAAATTCTTAATACTCTCACTAATAACAACATTAGATCCCTATCAACTTCTCTCTCAAACAAAAGGGAATGAGAGTAACAAAACACTTCCATTGCCTGGCGAAATGTGGTATGTAACTAGCCCTCGCGGATTGAATCTAAGATCAAATCCCTCAGAAAAATCCCAAGTGGTATCAAAACTTCCCAACAAAAGTAGTGTCAAAATTTTAAAACAAAATCAGGAATTAGTCCCATCAAAAATTAAATTCTTAGATGCGATCACACCGGAAACTAACAAACCAAGCCAAATCCTTCTGGAAGGAACATGGGTCAAAGTAGAAAACAATGGAAAGGAGGGGTATGCTTTCAGCCCACTCCTTAGCCCTTACCAACCAATTCGAAATGACGAATTTAGGACTGGTTATGATATCACTCCTTACCTTGTTAGGATCTTTGTTCTCAAAAAAATTTCCACTGATAAAAAACAAATCAAAGAAGACCAAACCAACTACTCACAAATATCCGAATCATACAAATCAGAATTAGGTGTTACTCTGAATGTAGAACAAAGTGAAAATGAATATGGTTGGGGAAAAGCTGTCTTATTTTTACCGAATTGGAAACTCGAAACAGCATTCGTATTTTTTTATTCCATCTTTTCATCACCTGATTTTAAAATAAAAGATTTAAGTTATGAAAAAGAAACATCGGCTGAATATTCTTTAGATGAAATTCCAAACACAATTTCATTCCGAAAAAATAAATCGGGTGTTACGATTGAATGGGCCTGGGGTGCAGATTGA
- a CDS encoding alpha/beta fold hydrolase yields the protein MKLIQYFVLIVGLFIFSVFAFYASLRLYRESLSPEEIAPKTGRWIQSNDVNIYIQEMGDPKNPAVVLIHGMGSWSELWRETMIALSQNGYYAIAIDLPPFGFSERPKPTELKSIQQGKRIVSVIDALGLQNVHLLGHSFGGGATLHTALLIPKRILSLQLVDIAVNLEEKIDSTPSEPNLFETFWNFSLLRNRLLEVTATNPHLTKFLFSQFVHSSDCITEEKVKVIQLPMRIKGTTSFLGDWLGEFIFHSDDLLAKDTKQYGKNLTMPIDLIWGDLDTVTPLADAKKINSILTNSRLHTIQGVGHIPQLESPENFNKVLLKNLKDVDSR from the coding sequence ATGAAACTCATTCAGTATTTTGTTTTGATTGTTGGACTGTTTATTTTCTCAGTTTTTGCCTTCTATGCCAGTTTACGATTGTATCGAGAATCCCTTTCTCCGGAAGAAATTGCACCTAAAACTGGAAGATGGATCCAAAGTAATGATGTAAACATCTACATCCAAGAGATGGGAGATCCAAAAAATCCAGCAGTTGTTTTGATCCATGGAATGGGTTCATGGAGTGAACTTTGGAGAGAAACGATGATTGCTTTATCACAAAATGGATATTATGCGATAGCAATTGATTTACCCCCTTTTGGTTTTTCTGAGAGACCTAAACCTACAGAATTAAAATCAATCCAACAAGGAAAACGAATCGTCTCAGTGATTGATGCATTAGGATTACAAAATGTACATTTACTTGGACACTCATTTGGAGGTGGTGCGACTCTACATACCGCACTCCTAATTCCAAAACGGATCCTTTCCTTACAATTGGTAGATATCGCTGTTAATCTAGAAGAAAAAATAGACTCAACTCCATCCGAACCAAATCTATTCGAAACATTTTGGAATTTTTCTCTCTTACGAAATAGACTCCTGGAAGTAACAGCAACTAATCCTCATTTAACCAAATTCTTGTTTAGCCAGTTTGTTCATTCATCTGATTGTATCACCGAAGAAAAGGTAAAGGTAATTCAATTGCCAATGCGAATCAAGGGAACCACTTCTTTTTTAGGTGATTGGTTAGGTGAATTTATTTTCCACTCTGATGATCTCTTAGCCAAAGATACCAAACAATATGGAAAAAATCTAACAATGCCCATTGATTTAATTTGGGGAGATTTGGACACTGTGACACCATTAGCAGATGCTAAAAAAATCAATTCCATACTCACCAATTCTCGTTTGCACACCATCCAAGGAGTTGGCCACATTCCTCAATTAGAATCACCCGAAAACTTCAACAAAGTGTTGTTAAAGAATCTGAAAGATGTAGATTCTAGATGA